From the Danio aesculapii chromosome 9, fDanAes4.1, whole genome shotgun sequence genome, one window contains:
- the olig1 gene encoding oligodendrocyte transcription factor 1 — translation MQAVSGFRYREQGEGSLQQLMPRMVRVTGTGGPGSNAGSLQGPLRSSKPPRELSSEEQQELRRKINSRERKRMQDLNVAMDALREVMVPYSSSSTGVGGALQHPYLPPGAPPTGRRLSKISTLVLARNYILLLGSSLQEMRRLLGEVSIGMGVSGTVPRLLLTGGWPFLTGPGQLLLSPPEQQLGVAKCPLLPQGAQEEPLAWGPGSMSESPVCQCGVCRTPRVVHVNPAMRFPK, via the coding sequence ATGCAGGCTGTGTCTGGTTTCAGATACAGAGAGCAGGGTGAAGGCTCTTTGCAGCAACTCATGCCAAGAATGGTACGGGTAACAGGAACAGGAGGACCAGGCTCCAATGCTGGAAGTCTCCAGGGGCCTCTCAGATCTTCAAAACCCCCTCGAGAGCTGAGTTCAGAGGAGCAACAGGAGCTGCGAAGGAAGATCAACAGCCGTGAAAGGAAGAGAATGCAGGACCTCAACGTGGCCATGGATGCTTTACGGGAAGTCATGGTGCCCTACTCCTCTTCTTCCACCGGTGTAGGGGGAGCACTGCAGCACCCCTACCTCCCTCCTGGAGCCCCTCCGACTGGACGGCGCCTGTCCAAGATCTCGACACTGGTGCTGGCTCGGAACTACATCCTGCTCCTGGGCTCCTCCTTGCAGGAGATGAGGCGTCTGCTAGGTGAGGTCAGCATTGGAATGGGCGTCAGCGGGACTGTACCACGTCTGCTGCTGACAGGAGGGTGGCCATTTCTTACCGGGCCAGGACAACTTTTGCTTTCCCCTCCTGAGCAGCAATTGGGTGTTGCAAAGTGCCCTCTTTTGCCTCAGGGTGCCCAGGAGGAGCCTTTGGCATGGGGGCCAGGCAGCATGTCAGAGAGCCCAGTGTGCCAGTGTGGGGTGTGCCGGACACCCCGGGTGGTGCATGTTAATCCAGCCATGCGTTTTCCAAAGTGA